One window of the Ignavibacteriota bacterium genome contains the following:
- a CDS encoding T9SS type A sorting domain-containing protein, whose protein sequence is MKIRVKAFRGAGMPRATLRPRLAVGILLGFLLTLPMSAQQAQTRTPDREQVEYYRDYAVITTECRDWDEAYALARAIVEKGGVVSTLLSPQRFLGFVPAEARSAVEALDRVALVRTTPSMQKEAVSGPYAEDVAAGLEYFAAAKSGLLAKQDDAIAERMRAASCLSPNDGDAFRAFLAPLGTLSDSVARAKNVPAVEWQGRVKDSLQSLLGIPRGVLYGVINVEVFMLESTGAGAVGNWTTENELFQIAQIFRAFDFLSRSAARYGKTLSFRATFYRPSLTTVVRVTGEPVMVPNDQDFRLVRQVMRNLGYADPWGGPAEGWAGAILTLGLCIPCDLAAVWSVFPEGTEKAFVNVMKWNDRRSEELRVDQTISYFIKLITPGSSHRAYARSAGTGYIGGRISIPELRFSLDLPDLVIGPYAMLNSELGGPVIAHETMHLFGAPDEYRENEGDTDCPQPAYFFRGTGNANCMVLNTNAVRALMRDNNEFNFSNNEISSAAANFVAWGPRELARPIFFGTQPAGIPVTLPVDMEAGPSLDRIRPLFLALGYAIQNVSVPAEVTVGGTRYYFDGWYEGANRSASLTRTVWGATRSVIINNTVGYYEARYTTTGGGITAANNTLEGRLGSPGPVAGTNERAWQPGGVLVWRSTLTGSGGSYVVQQRNGTNWNDVPAGYYAMGVAAPGYWYADLSTASFIAGSASTFRVVPVTQAGARGTPSNEVAITPAPPAPIRSTFGYDGNEPNNTATTATPVSFNAATGTPVSVDGSIMYKKQPEFGYYFDIDHFALTASGLSGTSARVTVVPKQGSVFDPYVTYKPTPTSSPVEARRSFTGGYFFDVTADGSVSFTVAARRSSFDLIDLANGVGNWGEYTVTVSQVPPLLSGIDQICPECRYINRIPTGGGRIYPFNTEIPSHRLFTQQGLRLTAPLNFGFVADPDPGFEFTGWEGHFPGTKNPDTRVLNPQNDGPGERMLLAKFTPLPQGEFELVYDVPEAWQSVLGAPKRFRGVSGEEIDLELPKGGTSGFDFLGWGGNLNDKDVVSPVAWRYAQKIRVKLLRHLLVKPILVPRPCTTGGPAAFTHVLRVTTVKNETTTLTYGMQAGAGDGLESGQVELPPPPPTAVHDARFKNIDGAAQGSLTDIRAIKGSHTYTGTLQPGENGNPLMLTWDPISPTVTGSFVLAVGSESVNMRATTSLKVDAGTSSGFTIEVTQDTCRELPRTEISVAVSDVDASSFPFIRGRVCVTDKQGNPILNVRPSDAQLFEKKGGQRAPAILIALRPADDCYIFEGFLDNGETQDVKNRQRSFGILIALRNPSGQDDKDVTITLPVPDPGTETGNGNGQPNTAYKVTHGDGWQLVSLPVMLTDSRVNSVFGDGSVRSPLYGFDTEQGYRTTDALTFGKGYWLRFAGTGEGRVNGIERTIFDVTGLPGTGQAAADGWNLIGGISYDVPLASISQTPSNAIISLFEYNAGYKPATVLKPGAGYWVKLRPNATLKLVKPFAGSGGGATKSAAVETDHARVVASLPRAATFSVSDAGGRGTDLFLAPDAAVRALTQDERVAAELPPTPPSSAFDARFAGDAGFAPDAGEQTLRLQGAAPWRIHMTDGTGAYTFTLQDGTPLGTLDARAGSGIMVPAPADGGNITRVLVRKTVTQSGAPALFALGQNYPNPFRTGVLGSVATSLSYDVAAEQTVTLTVYDALGRVVRTLVSGLHAAGRHTAQWDGRETSGRPSPAGTYLVELRAGDTRITRHMIIVK, encoded by the coding sequence ATGAAAATTCGTGTCAAAGCATTCCGTGGAGCGGGCATGCCGCGTGCAACGCTCCGACCGCGTCTCGCCGTGGGCATTCTGCTCGGCTTCCTCCTCACCCTGCCGATGTCTGCGCAGCAGGCGCAGACGCGCACGCCCGACCGTGAGCAGGTGGAGTACTACCGCGACTACGCGGTGATCACGACCGAATGCCGGGACTGGGACGAGGCCTACGCGCTCGCGAGAGCCATCGTCGAAAAGGGAGGCGTCGTATCGACGCTGCTGTCGCCGCAGCGCTTTCTGGGCTTCGTGCCGGCCGAGGCGCGTTCGGCCGTGGAGGCGCTCGACCGCGTGGCGCTGGTTCGCACCACGCCGTCGATGCAGAAGGAGGCCGTGAGCGGCCCCTACGCGGAGGACGTGGCGGCGGGACTCGAGTACTTCGCCGCGGCGAAGAGTGGTCTGCTCGCGAAGCAAGACGACGCCATCGCCGAGCGCATGCGCGCCGCGAGCTGCCTGTCGCCGAATGACGGCGACGCCTTCCGCGCCTTCCTCGCGCCGCTCGGAACGCTGAGCGACAGCGTCGCGCGCGCGAAGAACGTGCCGGCCGTCGAGTGGCAGGGACGCGTGAAGGACAGTCTGCAGTCGCTGCTCGGGATCCCGCGCGGCGTGCTCTACGGCGTCATCAACGTGGAGGTGTTCATGCTCGAGAGCACGGGTGCGGGCGCCGTGGGTAACTGGACGACGGAAAACGAACTCTTCCAGATCGCACAGATCTTCCGCGCGTTCGACTTCCTCTCGCGCTCCGCGGCCCGCTACGGGAAGACGTTGTCGTTCCGCGCGACCTTCTACCGTCCTTCGTTGACGACCGTCGTACGCGTGACGGGCGAACCGGTCATGGTGCCGAATGATCAGGACTTCCGCCTCGTCCGGCAGGTGATGCGGAATCTCGGGTACGCCGATCCGTGGGGCGGGCCCGCGGAGGGATGGGCAGGCGCCATTCTTACACTCGGACTCTGCATCCCGTGCGATCTGGCCGCCGTGTGGAGTGTGTTCCCTGAGGGCACGGAAAAAGCATTCGTCAATGTGATGAAGTGGAACGATCGTCGCAGTGAGGAACTGCGCGTTGATCAGACCATCAGCTACTTCATTAAACTCATCACCCCCGGATCCAGTCATCGCGCCTATGCACGTTCGGCCGGCACAGGGTATATCGGTGGTCGCATCAGCATCCCCGAGCTGCGTTTCAGTCTTGATTTGCCCGACCTGGTGATCGGTCCCTACGCGATGCTGAACAGCGAACTGGGAGGCCCGGTGATCGCGCACGAGACGATGCACCTCTTCGGTGCGCCTGACGAGTATCGCGAGAACGAGGGCGATACCGACTGCCCGCAGCCCGCGTACTTCTTCCGCGGCACGGGGAATGCGAATTGTATGGTCTTGAACACGAATGCAGTGCGCGCGCTGATGCGCGACAACAACGAGTTCAACTTCTCGAACAACGAGATCAGCTCGGCCGCGGCGAATTTCGTCGCCTGGGGCCCGCGCGAACTGGCGCGCCCGATTTTCTTCGGCACGCAGCCGGCGGGCATCCCGGTCACTCTGCCGGTGGATATGGAGGCGGGTCCGTCACTCGATCGTATCCGGCCCCTGTTCCTCGCGCTGGGATACGCGATTCAGAACGTGTCTGTCCCCGCCGAAGTGACCGTCGGCGGCACGCGCTACTACTTCGACGGGTGGTACGAAGGCGCGAATCGTTCCGCCTCCCTGACCCGCACGGTGTGGGGCGCGACCCGGTCCGTGATCATCAACAACACCGTCGGCTACTACGAGGCGCGTTACACCACGACGGGCGGCGGCATCACCGCAGCGAACAATACGCTCGAAGGCCGCCTTGGATCACCCGGTCCCGTCGCCGGCACGAATGAACGTGCGTGGCAACCCGGCGGCGTACTCGTCTGGCGCAGCACACTCACGGGTTCCGGCGGCTCGTACGTCGTGCAGCAGAGGAACGGCACAAACTGGAACGACGTTCCCGCGGGCTATTACGCGATGGGCGTCGCGGCGCCGGGGTACTGGTACGCCGACCTCTCCACCGCTTCCTTCATCGCGGGATCCGCGAGTACGTTCCGCGTTGTGCCGGTCACCCAGGCCGGGGCGCGCGGCACGCCCTCGAACGAGGTCGCCATCACCCCCGCACCGCCGGCCCCGATCCGCTCCACCTTCGGCTACGACGGAAACGAACCGAACAACACTGCCACAACGGCGACGCCGGTGTCGTTCAACGCCGCGACGGGAACGCCCGTGTCGGTGGACGGCTCGATCATGTACAAGAAGCAGCCCGAGTTCGGGTACTACTTCGACATCGATCATTTCGCGCTGACGGCGAGCGGACTCTCCGGCACCTCGGCGCGCGTGACAGTGGTGCCGAAGCAGGGCTCGGTCTTCGATCCCTACGTGACGTACAAGCCCACACCGACGTCGTCGCCTGTCGAGGCGCGGCGCAGCTTCACGGGCGGATATTTCTTCGATGTGACCGCGGACGGATCGGTGAGCTTCACGGTCGCCGCGCGCCGCAGCTCCTTCGACCTCATCGACCTTGCAAACGGCGTCGGCAACTGGGGCGAGTACACGGTGACCGTGTCGCAGGTGCCGCCGCTATTGAGCGGGATCGACCAGATCTGTCCCGAGTGCCGATACATCAATCGTATTCCGACGGGCGGGGGACGCATATATCCCTTCAACACCGAGATCCCCTCGCATCGCCTGTTCACACAGCAGGGGCTGCGTCTTACCGCGCCGCTGAACTTCGGCTTCGTCGCCGATCCGGATCCCGGCTTCGAGTTCACGGGATGGGAGGGGCACTTCCCGGGGACGAAAAATCCGGACACGCGTGTCCTGAATCCGCAGAACGACGGTCCGGGCGAGCGTATGCTGCTCGCGAAATTCACCCCGTTGCCGCAAGGCGAGTTCGAGCTTGTCTACGACGTCCCCGAGGCCTGGCAGTCGGTGCTCGGCGCGCCGAAGCGTTTCCGCGGCGTGTCGGGCGAGGAGATCGACCTCGAGCTGCCGAAGGGCGGCACGAGCGGCTTCGACTTCCTCGGCTGGGGCGGAAACCTGAACGACAAGGACGTGGTGTCGCCCGTGGCATGGCGGTACGCGCAGAAGATCCGCGTGAAGCTGCTCCGGCATCTGCTCGTCAAGCCGATCCTCGTGCCGCGGCCCTGCACGACCGGCGGTCCGGCGGCGTTTACACACGTCCTCCGCGTGACCACGGTCAAGAACGAGACCACCACACTCACCTACGGCATGCAGGCGGGCGCGGGCGACGGCCTTGAGTCGGGACAGGTGGAACTGCCGCCACCGCCGCCGACGGCCGTTCACGATGCGCGTTTCAAGAACATCGACGGGGCTGCGCAGGGTTCGCTGACCGACATCCGCGCGATCAAGGGGTCGCACACGTACACGGGCACGCTGCAGCCGGGCGAGAACGGAAATCCGCTGATGCTGACCTGGGATCCGATCTCCCCGACCGTGACGGGCAGCTTCGTGCTCGCCGTCGGCAGCGAGTCCGTGAATATGCGCGCCACGACATCCCTGAAGGTGGACGCGGGCACATCGAGCGGTTTCACCATCGAGGTAACGCAGGACACCTGCCGCGAACTGCCGCGCACTGAGATCAGCGTGGCCGTGTCCGATGTGGATGCGTCGAGCTTCCCCTTCATTCGCGGACGCGTGTGCGTGACCGACAAGCAGGGGAATCCGATTCTCAACGTGCGGCCGTCGGATGCGCAGCTCTTCGAGAAGAAGGGCGGCCAGCGCGCCCCGGCCATCCTCATCGCGCTCCGTCCCGCCGACGACTGTTACATCTTCGAGGGCTTCCTCGACAACGGCGAGACGCAGGACGTGAAGAACCGCCAGCGCAGCTTCGGCATACTCATCGCGCTGCGGAATCCGAGCGGACAGGACGACAAGGATGTGACCATCACGCTCCCTGTGCCGGATCCGGGCACGGAGACGGGCAACGGCAACGGGCAGCCCAACACGGCGTACAAAGTGACGCACGGCGACGGCTGGCAGCTCGTGTCGCTTCCCGTGATGCTGACGGATTCCCGCGTGAACAGCGTGTTCGGCGACGGATCGGTGCGCAGCCCGCTCTACGGCTTCGACACCGAGCAGGGGTATCGGACAACCGACGCCCTGACCTTCGGCAAGGGCTACTGGCTGCGATTCGCGGGCACGGGTGAGGGGCGTGTGAACGGCATCGAGCGCACGATCTTCGATGTGACGGGTCTTCCCGGCACGGGCCAGGCCGCGGCCGACGGGTGGAACCTGATCGGCGGCATCTCGTACGACGTGCCGCTGGCATCGATCTCGCAGACGCCCTCGAACGCGATCATCTCGTTGTTCGAATACAACGCCGGATACAAACCCGCCACGGTGCTGAAACCGGGCGCGGGGTACTGGGTGAAGCTGCGGCCCAACGCGACGCTCAAACTCGTGAAACCCTTCGCCGGTTCCGGCGGAGGCGCGACAAAATCCGCCGCTGTGGAAACGGACCACGCGCGTGTCGTGGCATCGCTGCCGCGCGCGGCCACGTTCTCCGTGTCTGATGCAGGCGGTCGCGGCACGGACCTTTTCCTCGCGCCGGACGCCGCCGTGCGGGCTTTGACACAGGACGAGCGCGTCGCGGCGGAACTCCCGCCCACACCGCCGTCATCCGCCTTCGATGCGCGTTTCGCCGGTGACGCAGGTTTCGCGCCGGATGCCGGCGAGCAGACGCTGCGCCTGCAGGGCGCGGCGCCGTGGCGCATTCACATGACCGACGGGACGGGCGCGTACACGTTCACACTCCAAGACGGCACGCCGCTCGGAACGCTGGACGCTCGTGCCGGCAGCGGCATCATGGTGCCCGCACCCGCCGACGGCGGCAACATCACCCGCGTTCTCGTCCGCAAGACGGTGACGCAGTCCGGCGCGCCCGCGTTGTTCGCGCTCGGACAGAATTACCCGAATCCGTTCCGCACAGGTGTGTTGGGATCCGTCGCGACGAGCCTCTCGTACGACGTCGCAGCCGAGCAGACCGTGACGCTGACCGTGTACGACGCACTCGGCCGCGTCGTGCGGACGCTCGTGTCGGGCCTGCACGCCGCGGGGCGCCACACCGCGCAGTGGGACGGCCGCGAGACGTCGGGACGTCCGTCGCCCGCGGGCACGTACCTCGTCGAACTGCGTGCAGGCGACACCCGCATCACACGCCACATGATCATCGTGAAGTAA
- a CDS encoding alkaline phosphatase, translated as MHRNILRLFAPLLLLLATAASAQESRPKNIILLIGDGMGTAQLSAHVLQQKDSRFHEFPVAGFSMTQSANAFVTESAAGATALATGRRTVNGHLSLSHINEPLTTLLEAARAYAGKATGVVATSSITHATPAAFLAHVDSRKKEFEIAEQIASSGVDVAIGGGRRFFLPAPEGARTDGTDLLAAMRARGYDVRTELHDGGANARTTEAATGAAAGSAARRSIILMADEGLPKAGERSYSLGDMIRVALAALVQDSDGFVLMVEGSQIDWAAHANDLPQLHCEMADFETALAAALDFAARDRHTLVVVTADHETGGLSLTGKTPDGSDMNAHWAGDDHTGAMVPLFAFGPGSTRFGGIHRNEEIGKRLMELIQGR; from the coding sequence ATGCACCGAAACATCCTCCGCCTGTTCGCCCCCCTCCTGCTTCTCCTCGCCACGGCCGCGTCCGCGCAGGAGTCCCGCCCGAAAAACATCATCCTGCTCATCGGCGACGGCATGGGCACGGCGCAATTGAGTGCGCACGTGCTGCAGCAGAAGGATTCACGTTTCCACGAATTCCCGGTCGCAGGATTTTCGATGACACAATCGGCCAATGCCTTCGTTACGGAGTCGGCCGCGGGAGCGACGGCGCTCGCGACGGGCAGGCGCACGGTGAACGGACATCTCTCGCTCTCGCACATCAATGAACCTTTAACCACGCTGCTCGAGGCCGCGCGCGCCTACGCCGGCAAGGCGACGGGTGTGGTCGCGACGTCGTCGATCACGCATGCCACGCCCGCGGCCTTCCTCGCGCATGTGGATTCGCGGAAAAAGGAATTCGAGATCGCCGAACAAATCGCCTCCTCGGGCGTGGATGTGGCGATCGGCGGCGGACGGCGCTTCTTCCTTCCCGCGCCCGAAGGTGCCCGCACGGACGGGACCGACCTGCTCGCGGCCATGCGCGCACGCGGCTACGACGTGCGCACAGAGCTGCATGACGGCGGGGCGAACGCGCGCACGACCGAGGCGGCAACGGGTGCCGCGGCGGGGAGCGCAGCGAGGCGCAGCATCATCCTCATGGCCGACGAGGGCCTGCCGAAAGCGGGTGAACGTTCATACTCCCTCGGCGATATGATCCGTGTCGCACTCGCAGCGCTTGTGCAGGACAGCGACGGCTTTGTGCTTATGGTGGAAGGATCACAAATCGACTGGGCGGCACACGCCAACGACCTGCCGCAATTACATTGTGAAATGGCCGACTTTGAAACCGCGCTCGCCGCGGCGCTTGACTTCGCGGCACGCGACCGGCACACCCTCGTGGTTGTCACGGCTGATCATGAGACGGGCGGACTCTCACTCACCGGAAAAACGCCCGACGGTTCCGACATGAATGCACACTGGGCGGGTGATGATCACACCGGCGCGATGGTGCCGCTGTTTGCCTTCGGTCCGGGCTCAACGCGATTTGGCGGCATACATCGCAATGAGGAAATCGGCAAACGTTTGATGGAGTTGATTCAGGGACGTTGA
- a CDS encoding flotillin produces the protein MSVTVLIIIVVVVAAIVGFVFWMTRQYRKVGPNEVLVVSGRSSVITTPDGTKQEIGYRFHIGGAAFVNPFTAQASAMPIEVVSLAIKTPEVLSKDGIAIVTESSAQVKIDTSEYAIFLASQNFLAGGTDAVREVAQTVLEGKVRETIGSMTVAELYQNRAEFAQRVYNAVVRDLASMGLVMLSFALKDISDTQGYLDALSKPMVAAAKRDAAIKQAEYDRDAAIYAAQAKKEADIAKLTADAEVAGRNWKNEELKANSQINVNKVRAKADVTYELERYRLAQEVKVEEYKVKIIETQEQAKVQTEEILRKEKELEANIIKPAEARRAQIQSEAEAESFRVGKESEARASARARENAVEAERIKLLGASEADAMKEKAKAYEQYNQAAMYQMIVDILPELTKNVAEPLSRIDKITLIGGSDGKLGTSQITGQIADVLSQVPEVVKSLTGVDLAKYLREKLGGEA, from the coding sequence ATGTCAGTCACCGTGCTCATCATCATTGTTGTCGTCGTCGCAGCGATCGTGGGATTCGTCTTCTGGATGACCCGGCAATACAGGAAAGTGGGCCCGAACGAAGTGCTGGTCGTGTCCGGACGCTCGAGCGTCATCACCACCCCCGACGGCACCAAGCAGGAAATCGGCTATCGCTTCCATATCGGCGGCGCGGCCTTCGTGAACCCGTTCACGGCACAGGCCAGCGCCATGCCGATCGAGGTTGTGAGTCTTGCGATCAAGACACCGGAAGTGCTGTCGAAGGACGGTATCGCCATCGTGACCGAATCCTCCGCGCAGGTAAAGATCGATACGAGCGAGTACGCGATCTTCCTCGCCTCGCAGAACTTTCTCGCGGGCGGCACCGACGCCGTGCGCGAAGTGGCCCAGACCGTGCTCGAAGGCAAGGTGCGTGAAACCATCGGCAGCATGACGGTGGCCGAACTGTACCAGAACCGCGCGGAATTTGCGCAGCGTGTGTACAACGCCGTGGTGCGCGATCTCGCCAGCATGGGCCTCGTGATGCTCTCCTTCGCATTGAAGGACATCAGCGACACGCAGGGCTACCTCGACGCGCTGTCGAAGCCGATGGTCGCAGCCGCCAAGCGCGACGCTGCGATCAAGCAGGCCGAGTACGACCGCGACGCGGCCATCTACGCTGCACAGGCCAAGAAGGAAGCCGACATCGCCAAACTGACCGCCGACGCGGAAGTGGCCGGACGCAACTGGAAGAACGAGGAACTGAAGGCCAATTCGCAGATCAACGTGAACAAGGTCCGTGCAAAGGCCGACGTCACCTACGAACTCGAGCGCTACCGCCTTGCCCAGGAAGTGAAGGTGGAAGAGTACAAGGTGAAGATCATCGAGACGCAGGAACAGGCGAAGGTGCAGACCGAGGAAATCCTCCGCAAGGAGAAGGAACTCGAGGCGAACATCATCAAGCCGGCCGAGGCGCGCAGGGCGCAGATACAGTCCGAGGCCGAGGCCGAGAGCTTCCGCGTGGGCAAGGAATCCGAAGCACGCGCATCCGCGCGGGCGCGCGAGAATGCCGTCGAGGCCGAACGTATCAAACTGCTGGGCGCCAGCGAAGCCGACGCGATGAAGGAAAAGGCGAAGGCCTACGAGCAGTACAACCAGGCCGCCATGTACCAGATGATCGTCGACATTCTTCCCGAACTGACAAAGAACGTGGCCGAACCGCTTTCGCGCATCGACAAGATCACCCTTATCGGCGGCAGCGACGGCAAGCTCGGCACGTCGCAGATCACCGGACAGATCGCCGATGTGTTGTCGCAGGTTCCCGAAGTTGTCAAATCGCTCACCGGAGTCGACCTCGCCAAATATCTGCGCGAGAAACTCGGCGGAGAGGCCTGA
- a CDS encoding aminotransferase class I/II-fold pyridoxal phosphate-dependent enzyme, with translation MREEGIDVVNLSVGEPDFPTPRHISDAAKKAIDENFTKYTASEGILPLRKAIAQQVKDECGLEYEPSQIIVSNGAKHSLYNAMMALVNDGDEVIIPAPYWVSYPEMVKLANGTPVILKTREEDGFRLNPDALRDTITARTRAVFLNNPSNPTGGGYTREELEAIADVIVSEDIYVIADEIYGKLMYDSLKFTRFATLGPEVKKRTITIDGVSKAYAMTGWRIGWAAGPKDVIAAMAKVQSHATSNPSSISQRAALEAYKGPQYEISKMAAEFEKRRNYVVYKLQSIPGVSCPMPRGAFYAFPNVSSYYEKEFEGVPIRNSYGMAYYLLKHAHVAIIAGEAFGSDEFIRISYATSMQNLEKGLARITDALAKLKPAPKRKLIRLANTETVVKHEAPVDAKVTIERRDALVAEAEAHLHYSSYHEWNANINGMIVQLRTNVAHLYDFWMENWYPAQLESDIEPHGIIYAVDGVTGREPHAFYNSDTKTGLLFNCDHYGSLRSLALGLTTDVAERLFDVHGVRCMSLDINGAGALFIGPSGTKKTELVWRILSEEPAAALHGTDYVFLRHGGGIAAADNPERKLYIPTNTTAAYEPLARLFDKSKCENVTMKPEDCRNETHKLTDSCPLNSGAPYSYDCAKKSHAMLDPYWIGGMNRHVKRIDTRFVFILRNDPVTTAAQKLDAEDAMHIIENGYPAGASGGKQEPFYNPHLLSAGSERSELQKRSFNKLFRAADVWQLNVGSSTLTELTRKVLDLVK, from the coding sequence ATGCGCGAGGAGGGAATCGACGTCGTGAACCTGAGCGTGGGCGAGCCGGACTTCCCGACACCGCGCCACATCAGTGATGCGGCGAAGAAGGCCATCGACGAGAATTTCACCAAGTACACCGCGAGCGAAGGCATACTGCCCCTGCGCAAGGCCATCGCGCAGCAGGTGAAGGACGAGTGCGGACTCGAGTACGAACCGTCGCAGATCATCGTCTCGAACGGCGCAAAACATTCGCTCTACAACGCGATGATGGCGCTCGTGAACGACGGCGACGAGGTGATCATTCCCGCGCCGTACTGGGTCTCGTATCCCGAGATGGTGAAACTCGCAAACGGCACGCCGGTCATACTCAAGACGCGCGAGGAGGACGGCTTCCGCCTGAATCCCGACGCGCTGCGCGACACCATCACCGCGCGCACGCGCGCCGTGTTCCTCAACAACCCGTCGAATCCGACGGGCGGCGGCTACACGCGCGAGGAACTCGAGGCCATCGCCGATGTGATCGTGTCGGAAGACATCTACGTCATCGCCGATGAGATCTACGGCAAGCTGATGTACGACTCGCTCAAGTTCACACGCTTCGCGACACTCGGACCCGAGGTGAAAAAACGCACCATCACCATCGACGGCGTCTCGAAGGCCTATGCCATGACCGGCTGGCGCATCGGCTGGGCGGCGGGACCGAAGGACGTCATCGCGGCGATGGCGAAGGTACAGAGCCACGCCACGTCGAATCCAAGCTCCATTTCGCAGCGCGCCGCGCTCGAGGCGTACAAGGGTCCGCAATACGAAATCTCGAAGATGGCGGCCGAGTTCGAAAAACGCCGCAACTACGTCGTGTACAAACTGCAGAGCATCCCCGGCGTGTCGTGCCCGATGCCGCGCGGCGCCTTCTATGCGTTCCCGAACGTGTCGTCGTACTACGAAAAGGAATTCGAGGGCGTGCCGATACGCAACAGCTACGGCATGGCGTACTACCTGCTCAAACACGCGCACGTGGCGATCATCGCGGGCGAGGCGTTCGGTTCGGACGAGTTCATCCGCATCAGCTACGCGACCTCGATGCAGAATCTCGAGAAAGGCCTCGCGCGCATCACCGATGCCCTCGCAAAACTGAAACCCGCGCCAAAACGCAAGCTCATCCGTCTCGCCAATACCGAAACCGTCGTGAAACACGAGGCACCGGTGGATGCGAAGGTGACGATCGAACGGCGCGATGCGCTGGTGGCCGAAGCCGAGGCGCATCTCCACTATTCGAGTTACCACGAGTGGAACGCGAACATCAACGGCATGATCGTGCAGCTCCGCACGAATGTCGCCCACTTGTACGACTTCTGGATGGAGAACTGGTATCCAGCGCAGCTCGAATCCGACATCGAACCGCACGGAATCATCTACGCCGTCGACGGTGTGACCGGACGCGAGCCGCACGCCTTCTATAATTCCGACACAAAGACGGGCCTGCTCTTCAACTGCGACCATTACGGCTCGCTACGCTCGCTCGCGCTCGGCCTCACGACCGACGTGGCCGAACGGCTCTTCGACGTGCACGGTGTGCGCTGTATGTCGCTCGACATCAACGGCGCCGGCGCGCTGTTCATCGGACCCTCGGGCACAAAAAAGACCGAGCTGGTGTGGCGCATCCTTTCCGAGGAACCCGCCGCGGCACTACACGGCACCGACTACGTGTTCCTGCGTCACGGCGGCGGCATTGCGGCCGCCGACAATCCCGAGCGCAAGCTCTACATCCCGACCAACACCACGGCCGCGTACGAACCACTCGCGCGTCTCTTCGACAAGAGCAAGTGCGAGAACGTGACGATGAAGCCCGAGGATTGCCGGAACGAAACACACAAGCTGACGGATTCGTGTCCGCTCAACAGCGGCGCGCCGTACAGCTACGACTGCGCAAAAAAGAGCCACGCGATGCTCGATCCGTACTGGATCGGCGGCATGAACCGCCATGTGAAACGCATCGACACGCGGTTTGTCTTCATCCTCCGCAACGATCCCGTAACAACGGCCGCGCAGAAGCTCGACGCCGAAGACGCGATGCACATCATCGAAAACGGTTATCCCGCAGGCGCCTCGGGCGGCAAGCAGGAGCCCTTCTACAACCCGCATCTGCTCTCCGCGGGCAGCGAACGCAGCGAACTGCAGAAACGCTCCTTCAACAAGCTTTTCCGCGCGGCCGACGTGTGGCAGCTCAATGTCGGCTCGAGCACACTTACGGAACTGACACGCAAAGTGCTCGACCTTGTAAAGTAG